A portion of the Pseudomonas synxantha BG33R genome contains these proteins:
- a CDS encoding type II toxin-antitoxin system HipA family toxin, producing the protein MLRLTLQTYVEGHWRDAMFLTFDTPQQGFESRCSFGYDQHYLVEHLEDMSRLFDKAVSARFPLEWGGNRASCAPAFVHDLAPAGAAKRFLMARVGREKTDDISADLFLLMRSTPAPIGHMRIKESIEALDMRPPMGFERHDVVQRDSRFLEYAYEQGAAIGGATGAGGEAPKLLLTENQQGLLYPDAVLDDQQVKQHWFVKFARNKGTQTDQDILRSEYHYYKALQTLGMDTVAASGLALEEASKPSVWMHRFDRQVTAQGVQRYAVESIYSLAGVTVPGSAMAHREVLELLIGLWREAGQSHEVPALVAEYLKRDLLNKILGNSDNHGRNTSIIREANTLRLAPIYDMAPMVMDDEGVTRSTKWPKELERAGEVDWRGVCDSLGDLVDSQKLFEDLRVIAQQLSALPDILSTSGLPAVTMNHPAIALKNLPRRLKEWGLT; encoded by the coding sequence ATGCTCCGTCTGACCTTACAAACCTACGTCGAAGGCCATTGGCGGGATGCTATGTTTCTGACTTTTGATACACCGCAGCAAGGTTTTGAAAGCCGATGCAGTTTTGGCTATGACCAGCACTACTTGGTGGAACATCTTGAGGACATGAGCCGCCTCTTCGACAAGGCTGTTAGCGCCAGATTTCCTCTGGAATGGGGAGGTAATAGAGCCTCATGTGCTCCCGCTTTTGTGCATGACCTCGCCCCTGCGGGGGCGGCTAAGCGTTTTCTTATGGCGCGTGTGGGTCGGGAAAAAACGGATGACATAAGCGCAGATCTATTTCTGCTGATGCGCAGCACGCCCGCTCCCATCGGTCACATGCGCATCAAGGAGTCGATTGAAGCCTTGGACATGCGACCCCCCATGGGATTTGAGCGCCATGACGTGGTCCAGCGCGACAGCCGCTTTCTTGAATACGCCTATGAGCAAGGAGCGGCCATCGGTGGTGCGACAGGTGCGGGCGGTGAGGCGCCCAAACTGCTGCTGACAGAAAACCAACAAGGTTTGCTGTACCCGGATGCCGTGCTGGATGATCAACAGGTTAAACAACATTGGTTTGTGAAGTTTGCGCGCAATAAAGGCACGCAGACGGATCAGGATATCCTGCGTAGTGAATACCACTATTACAAAGCTCTGCAGACCTTGGGCATGGATACCGTAGCTGCCTCAGGGCTGGCTCTGGAAGAAGCGAGCAAGCCGAGTGTGTGGATGCACCGCTTTGATCGACAGGTCACTGCCCAAGGCGTTCAGCGTTACGCGGTGGAATCAATTTACTCATTGGCGGGTGTCACCGTTCCCGGCAGTGCCATGGCACATCGTGAAGTACTTGAGTTGTTGATTGGCTTGTGGCGAGAGGCGGGTCAGTCGCACGAGGTGCCAGCCCTGGTCGCTGAATACCTTAAGCGCGACCTGTTGAATAAAATCCTCGGTAACTCGGACAATCACGGCCGTAATACATCGATTATCCGCGAAGCGAACACCCTGCGCCTCGCACCTATATACGACATGGCACCCATGGTAATGGACGACGAAGGGGTTACGCGCAGTACCAAGTGGCCTAAAGAGCTGGAGCGAGCAGGGGAGGTGGATTGGCGAGGGGTTTGTGACAGTCTGGGTGACCTTGTCGACAGCCAGAAGCTATTCGAAGATCTCAGGGTGATAGCGCAACAGCTATCGGCGTTGCCGGACATTCTGAGCACCAGTGGCTTGCCGGCAGTCACCATGAATCACCCTGCGATCGCCTTGAAGAATTTGCCGCGACGTCTTAAAGAATGGGGGCTGACATGA
- a CDS encoding autotransporter outer membrane beta-barrel domain-containing protein, translating into MPFTSQRIAAFISLVIAVSVQPAQARGDIEYTSFSYQPYDSLDTEWAFEPEVGTPPIPGPYPGYFIGQASTYNGVQVAKVLEPALLELLKSGELTSEELKELQKVNDALAAQPGGIGAALEQLAGSQNANLLSATYAVTSHISSQLLSSLRNLPDDDNGRFWVQGLSNGGHLDPRSGSAGLKHDSKGLMLGADWAVDNAWRVGVMGAKSASDLKAHRFSTELDSLHLGAYAVRQDGPLALRLGAIYSSHAGTNRRDVNLLDYKDSLKSRYDAQSQTLFSELGYQLGSQDLHIEPFAGLGYQRHHRDGFKESGGLTALNVGAQTQQNLNSTVGLRLATVYRLDDQVSLTPHLSAGWKHLYGAVDSQVHQTYRNAPVALDGFTITGTSLDRNSLDVNLGLDLALSKQHTLGLAYSGQAGTHSRNQGLKGQWTMSF; encoded by the coding sequence ATGCCCTTTACATCCCAAAGAATCGCAGCGTTCATCAGCCTTGTTATTGCCGTCAGTGTGCAACCTGCACAAGCGCGGGGTGACATCGAATACACATCATTTTCTTACCAACCCTATGATTCGCTCGACACTGAGTGGGCCTTCGAACCTGAAGTCGGTACGCCGCCAATCCCTGGGCCCTACCCCGGCTACTTCATTGGCCAAGCCTCCACCTACAATGGCGTGCAAGTGGCCAAGGTGCTGGAGCCGGCGCTGCTTGAACTGCTCAAGTCCGGCGAATTGACCTCGGAGGAGCTCAAGGAGCTGCAAAAGGTAAATGACGCACTCGCCGCACAGCCCGGCGGGATCGGCGCAGCCCTGGAGCAATTGGCCGGTAGCCAGAACGCGAACCTGCTCAGCGCCACATACGCCGTCACCAGCCACATCAGCAGCCAATTGCTCTCGTCCCTGCGCAACCTGCCCGACGACGACAACGGTCGTTTCTGGGTACAAGGGTTGAGTAACGGCGGCCACCTCGACCCACGAAGCGGCAGCGCCGGACTGAAGCACGATAGCAAGGGTCTGATGCTGGGCGCCGACTGGGCAGTGGATAACGCCTGGCGTGTGGGTGTTATGGGGGCAAAATCCGCCAGTGACCTGAAGGCGCACCGCTTCTCCACCGAACTGGACAGCTTGCACCTGGGCGCATACGCGGTGCGTCAGGACGGCCCGCTGGCCCTTCGCCTGGGGGCGATTTACAGCAGCCATGCCGGGACCAATCGGCGCGACGTCAACCTGCTCGATTACAAGGACTCGCTCAAGTCTCGTTACGATGCCCAAAGCCAAACGCTGTTCTCTGAGCTGGGCTATCAATTGGGCAGCCAGGACCTCCACATCGAGCCTTTCGCTGGCCTCGGCTACCAGCGTCATCACCGCGACGGTTTCAAGGAAAGTGGCGGCCTGACCGCGCTGAACGTCGGCGCGCAGACCCAGCAGAACCTTAACAGCACCGTTGGCCTGCGCCTGGCGACGGTTTACAGGCTCGATGATCAGGTCAGCCTCACGCCTCACCTCAGCGCCGGCTGGAAACACCTCTACGGCGCGGTTGACAGCCAGGTGCACCAAACCTATCGCAATGCACCCGTTGCGCTTGATGGCTTCACCATTACCGGCACGTCCCTGGACCGCAATAGCCTCGACGTAAACCTGGGCCTTGATCTTGCGTTATCCAAGCAACACACCCTGGGCCTGGCTTACAGCGGCCAAGCTGGCACCCATAGCCGCAACCAGGGTTTGAAGGGGCAATGGACGATGAGCTTTTAA